From the genome of Thermodesulforhabdaceae bacterium:
ACCCCTGGCATTGGAAATAGTAGAAAAAACTCTTGTTGCCATGAGAAATGGAGGGATTTTCGACCAGATTGGATACGGCTTTCACAGGTATTCGGTAGATGAAAAGTGGCTTATTCCCCATTTCGAAAAGATGCTATACGATCAGGCATTATGCATGCTAGCTTATTGTGAGGCATTTCATTTGACTAAAAAACCCTTCTTCAAGGAAGTGGTTCATGAAATAGCTCAATACGTGCTGAGGGATCTCAGAGATTCTGATGGAGGCTTTTTCTCGGCAGAAGATGCGGATACAGAGGGAAAGGAAGGAGCTTTCTACCTGTGGGATAAAAAAGAAGTAGTATCTTTACTGGGGAAAGATTTGGGAGAAGTTGTTTCAAGATTTTACGGCATAACCGATGAGGGCAACTTTGAAGATGGCAAAACGATTCTTCATGTGGCGATAGAACATAAGACTTTAGCTAAAATACAGGGGATGGAAGAAAACGATCTTCGCCAAATTTTAGAAAAAGCCAGAGAAAGACTTTTTGAGGCAAGACAGTTAAGAGTAAGACCTCAACTGGATGACAAGATCATAGTAGCCTGGAACGGGTTGATGATGGGGGCTTTTGCCAGAGCATCCTGGGTGCTTGGTGAACCGTCATATGCCGAAGTGTCAAGGAACTGTGCTGATTTTATACTTAGAGAGCTTCGCACCGAAGATGGAAGACTCATGAGAGCCTGGAGGCAGGGTAAAGCGAGCCATACAGGATGTCTGGAAGATTACTCCGCCCTTATCTGGGGACTTCTGGAGCTTTACGAAGCTACATTTGAGATCAGGTGGCTAATTGAAGCTTTGAATTTAACAAATCTAATGCTGGAAATATTTTGGGACAGTGAGCACGGCGGTTTCTTTATGACTCCTCGAGACACAAAAGATCTTTTGGTGCTTCCCAAGGATTCTTACGATGGAGCCATGCCCTCTGGAAATTCCATGGCGGCCGTGGTTCTGGCAAAACTTGCCAGGATAACAGGTAGAGAGGATTTTGAGGAAAAGGCATGGGCTACCCTGGGGGTGTTTTCATCTTCCCTGGAGGCTTACCCTTCTGGTTACACCTATATGTTGACTGCTCTGGATTTTCTATTGGGACCCTGTCAGGAAGTGGTTATAGCCGGTAAAAAGGGGAATCCTGAAACAATTGCAATGCTGGAAGAACTGAGAAAGGATTTTTCACCCAGACGGACAGTGATACTTTTGGAGCCTGATGATCATGCTAAAGATTTGAGGCAAATTGTCCCCCACCTTCAATTCGTCTCTTCTGATGACAAAGGGTGCAGGGTTTATTTATGCTATGGCCGTTCATGCCTAGAGCCGGTAAATACTCCTGAAAAGCTCAGAAAACTCCTGGATGAGACTAAAACAGTCTAAAATTAGTTTTTACTTTTTAGTAAGATTTTAAAGTGTGCAACAAAAAATTCTGAGGTTAGAAAGACGAGAAGAGATTAAAACAGGACTAATCCCAGAGACACAGAGAGCACATAAAAAACACGGAGAAAATGTTCATAGCAACCAATCTTTCCCAGACCTCTGTGTTTGAACTCTGTGTTCTCTGTGGTGAAATTAATTCGCCGTATCGATAAAACTTTCTGCACGTCTCCGGCATAGGATATTTTCTGGACGCCCTGAGGAGAAAGGATTGCGGTCATGGAATGGTATCGCATGAGTGTATCGGAAGTTTTGAATCGTCTGGGTTCTTCTGAAAAAGGTTTAACATCGGAAGAAGCTCAAAAAAGACTGGCTGTTTATGGACTTAACAAGCTCAAAGAAGAAGAGAAGATAAATTTTTTCCTCCTTTTCCTGAAGCAGTTTACCAATCCCCTTGTGATCATACTCCTGGTAGCCTCTGTAGTAACGACAGCGATAAAGGAATATGTTGACACCGGAGTAATTCTGAGCGTTGTTGTCATCAACGCCATTATCGGCTTTATAGAAGAGGTAAAAGCAGAAAGGTCTGTCAGAGCTCTCAAAAAGATGCTTGTTAGTAAAGCCATTGTTGTAAGAAACGGTGTGGAAGAGGAAATACCGTCAGAATATATCGTTCCTGGTGACATAATAAAGATAGGATCCGGCGATAGAATTCCTGCGGATGTGAGAATTATTAAGGCTCTTGAATTGAAAATTGATGAATCCATGCTAACAGGGGAGTCTCTTCCTGCAGAAAAAAAGGACATCACCATCGAAACCCCCGATCTTCTTCCGGCAGATCAGCGGAACATGGCTTTTATGGGAACGGTTGTGGTTAGCGGAAGAAGCGAGGGTGTTGTTGTCAGCACCGGTGAAAATACCATTCTGGGGAAAATTGCCAGATCGGTTCAAGAGATTGGTCCAGTAAAAGCTCCTATTCAGAAAAAA
Proteins encoded in this window:
- a CDS encoding thioredoxin domain-containing protein, which codes for MTDYQRANKKNRLAFENSPYLLQHASNPVDWYPWGEEAFEKARKEDKPVFLSIGYSTCHWCHVMARESFEDEDVARILNQFFVSIKVDREEKPDVDHLYMTACQAITGRGGWPLSVFLTPQGEPFFAGTYFPKTSRMGLPGFKDLLLYIANLWKTDRNRIHQVAKQLTDIIKAQDTSRDKKNLTETLLRRCYEALARSFDPRYGGFLPAPKFPSPHQLTYLLRWYYRVGQPLALEIVEKTLVAMRNGGIFDQIGYGFHRYSVDEKWLIPHFEKMLYDQALCMLAYCEAFHLTKKPFFKEVVHEIAQYVLRDLRDSDGGFFSAEDADTEGKEGAFYLWDKKEVVSLLGKDLGEVVSRFYGITDEGNFEDGKTILHVAIEHKTLAKIQGMEENDLRQILEKARERLFEARQLRVRPQLDDKIIVAWNGLMMGAFARASWVLGEPSYAEVSRNCADFILRELRTEDGRLMRAWRQGKASHTGCLEDYSALIWGLLELYEATFEIRWLIEALNLTNLMLEIFWDSEHGGFFMTPRDTKDLLVLPKDSYDGAMPSGNSMAAVVLAKLARITGREDFEEKAWATLGVFSSSLEAYPSGYTYMLTALDFLLGPCQEVVIAGKKGNPETIAMLEELRKDFSPRRTVILLEPDDHAKDLRQIVPHLQFVSSDDKGCRVYLCYGRSCLEPVNTPEKLRKLLDETKTV